One genomic segment of Mastomys coucha isolate ucsf_1 unplaced genomic scaffold, UCSF_Mcou_1 pScaffold22, whole genome shotgun sequence includes these proteins:
- the Mospd3 gene encoding motile sperm domain-containing protein 3 isoform X1 — protein sequence MRRGAPQDQELVGPGAPGRGSRGSPPSSGPVVPVLVFPPDLVFRADQRSGPRQLLTLYNPTGTALRFRVLCTAPAKYTVFDAEGYVKPQSCIDIVIRHVAPIPSHYDIQDRFRIELSEEGAEGRVVGRKDIASVLRAPAYPLELQGHSEPTPNPGPPAWTGPTPARHLQENAPPPLATSSFLLFLLTGIISVAFLLLPLQDELGSQLPQVLHVSLGQKLVAAYVLGLLTMVFLRT from the exons ATGCGCCGTGGGGCGCCCCAGGACCAGGAGCTGGTGGGTCCGGGGGCCCCTGGGCGGGGGTCCCGCGGCTCCCCTCCTTCCTCAGGACCCGTTGTCCCGGTGCTGGTCTTTCCCCCGGATCTAGTATTCAGGGCGGACCAAAGAAGTGGACCCCGGCAGCTGCTGACCCTCTACAACCCCACGGGAACTGCGCTTCGCTTCCGAG TTCTGTGTACAGCACCTGCCAAATACACGGTATTCGACGCAGAGGGATATGTGAAGCCTCAGTCCTGCATTGACAT TGTGATACGGCACGTGGCCCCCATCCCCAGCCACTATGACATCCAGGACCGATTCCGCATTGAGCTGTCTGAGGAGGGGGCCGAGGGACGAGTGGTTGGAAGAAAAGACATCGCCTCTGTTCTTCGGGCCCCAGCGTATCCCCTGGAGCTTCAGGGACATTCTGAGCCAACGCccaacccagggcctcctgcgtGGACAGGACCAACCCCAGCCAGACATCTTCAGGAGA ATGCCCCCCCGCCGCTGGCCACCAGCTCCTTCCTGCTTTTCTTGCTGACAGGCATCATCTCTGTGGCCTTCCTGCTACTGCCACTTCAGGATGAACTTGGCAGCCAGCTGCCTCAAGTCCTGCATGTGTCCCTGGGACAGAAACTGGTCGCAGCCTACGTCTTAG GCCTCCTCACCATGGTGTTCCTCCGGACCTGA
- the Mospd3 gene encoding motile sperm domain-containing protein 3 isoform X2 — translation MRRGAPQDQELVGPGAPGRGSRGSPPSSGPVVPVLVFPPDLVFRADQRSGPRQLLTLYNPTGTALRFRVLCTAPAKYTVFDAEGYVKPQSCIDIVIRHVAPIPSHYDIQDRFRIELSEEGAEGRVVGRKDIASVLRAPAYPLELQGHSEPTPNPGPPAWTGPTPARHLQESIISVAFLLLPLQDELGSQLPQVLHVSLGQKLVAAYVLGLLTMVFLRT, via the exons ATGCGCCGTGGGGCGCCCCAGGACCAGGAGCTGGTGGGTCCGGGGGCCCCTGGGCGGGGGTCCCGCGGCTCCCCTCCTTCCTCAGGACCCGTTGTCCCGGTGCTGGTCTTTCCCCCGGATCTAGTATTCAGGGCGGACCAAAGAAGTGGACCCCGGCAGCTGCTGACCCTCTACAACCCCACGGGAACTGCGCTTCGCTTCCGAG TTCTGTGTACAGCACCTGCCAAATACACGGTATTCGACGCAGAGGGATATGTGAAGCCTCAGTCCTGCATTGACAT TGTGATACGGCACGTGGCCCCCATCCCCAGCCACTATGACATCCAGGACCGATTCCGCATTGAGCTGTCTGAGGAGGGGGCCGAGGGACGAGTGGTTGGAAGAAAAGACATCGCCTCTGTTCTTCGGGCCCCAGCGTATCCCCTGGAGCTTCAGGGACATTCTGAGCCAACGCccaacccagggcctcctgcgtGGACAGGACCAACCCCAGCCAGACATCTTCAGGAGA GCATCATCTCTGTGGCCTTCCTGCTACTGCCACTTCAGGATGAACTTGGCAGCCAGCTGCCTCAAGTCCTGCATGTGTCCCTGGGACAGAAACTGGTCGCAGCCTACGTCTTAG GCCTCCTCACCATGGTGTTCCTCCGGACCTGA